From one Trifolium pratense cultivar HEN17-A07 linkage group LG1, ARS_RC_1.1, whole genome shotgun sequence genomic stretch:
- the LOC123893684 gene encoding uncharacterized protein LOC123893684: MSVAGLSQLLQNTAYQHGTIADMVFRICRNEDIATIGRVASLFWCIWHNRNDKIWNDNIQSPSQVGSMSFVVWNEWFTVHQLQRHNVVHVEDPRPVRWEKPGVRWIKCNVDVAFVVESGVTSMSFCFRDTNGHFVTGLTQWQQPFYSIVEGETWTLLHAMKEAIHREIGYPISEFNLKVTQSCWLTLSIREDEAIQNLV; encoded by the coding sequence ATGTCGGTCGCAGGCTTGTCACAGTTGCTGCAGAATACAGCTTACCAACATGGAACAATCGCAGACATGGTGTTTCGAATTTGCAGAAATGAGGACATTGCAACGATAGGACGGGTTGCATCGTTATTTTGGTGCATTTGGCATAATCGAAACGACAAGATCTGGAATGACAATATTCAGTCCCCGAGCCAAGTTGGAAGCATGTCGTTCGTCGTCTGGAATGAGTGGTTTACCGTCCACCAACTGCAGCGTCATAATGTTGTTCATGTTGAGGATCCTAGGCCGGTTCGATGGGAGAAACCAGGAGTGAGATGGataaaatgtaatgttgatgTTGCGTTTGTAGTTGAGTCTGGTGTTACTTCTATGAGTTTTTGCTTTCGTGATACCAATGGGCATTTTGTGACTGGTTTGACTCAATGGCAGCAACCTTTTTATTCCATAGTGGAAGGCGAAACATGGACACTATTACATGCTATGAAAGAGGCTATCCATCGTGAAATAGGCTATCCAATCAGCGAGTttaatttgaaagtgactcaaagttgTTGGTTGACGCTATCCATTCGAGAAGACGAGGCAATTcagaatttagtttaa
- the LOC123914548 gene encoding uncharacterized protein LOC123914548, which translates to MCTNFLMSCKCIRELLVGFIWLDMSTLSVWCSYIHRLCIENNTTNVYGILEPTFLNIVGDAGKKSDQRISQSKCKKYIQHKLQNEKKECQLLPFNHGGHWQLIILCPKINTVVVICSLHWKLNPIMEKIVSSVFTVDQMANGNRKNNTVWLYPQARKQYNSNDCGYYVMKNMLDIVTAKITDSWMEVFNDPKELTAEEMYELRLRWSTYFLELLEG; encoded by the exons ATGTGTACTAATTTTCTCATGTCTTGCAAGTGTATAAGAGAGTTGTTGGTGGGTTTTATTTGGCTCGACATGAGTACTCTAAGTGTTTGGTGCTC gTACATTCATCGTTTATGCATTGAAAACAACACCACAAATGTATATGGAATTTTGGAACCAACTTTTCTGAACATTGTTGGTGATGCTGGGAAAAAAAGTGATCagagaatatctcaaagtaAATGCAAGAAATACATCCAGCATAAGttacaaaatgaaaagaaagagtgtCAATTATTACCATTTAACCATGG AGGACATTGGCAGTTGATAATACTTTGTCCAAAGATAAATACCGTGGTTGTTATTTGTTCACTACATTGGAAACTTAATCCAATAATGGagaaaattgtttcaag TGTTTTTACGGTTGATCAAATGGCGAATGGCAATAGAAAGAACAATACCGTATGGCTTTATCCACAA gcgaggaaacaatataattcaaatgacTGTGGATactatgtaatgaaaaatatgttggacaTTGTCACTGCTAAGATAACTGATTCTTGGATGgag GTATTTAATGACCCAAAAGAGTTAACAGCTGAGGAGATGTATGAATTGCGATTACGTTGGTCAACATATTTTTTGGAGTTATTGGAGGGTTAA